TCAAAGGTCATCTGCGGCGTCTGTTCATGCCAGTCCCCCCGCTCTTCATAATCCTTGACCTTACCATAATCATAGCTCACTCTGGAGCCGACCCAGTCATAGAGACGCCTTGCCTTCTCTTCATCCGTACCCGCGCCTTCCGTTACTTTGGCCGCAGCCAGTTCGATATCCTGCGGAACATTGGCATCTATCACCTCATACTTCCGCTGCAGAATACCGTTGAGTTCCGCCTCCACACTGCGAGTGAACACCGGCAGCTTTTCCTTGATCAAGTCTCCAGTCAGCGGCTCAATCACTGTGTGTGCTCCTTGTTGGTATACTGTAGAAGCCTGCACATATTGACTGAAGCTACTGTTCGGAAACAGTGTAACGACGATAAATAAAAGGACGATCATCATCATACATCTGACCGTACCGATTACGGTACCAATACATGCCCCGATAATTCTGCTCAGGAATGAGGCTCTAGCCCTTCCGCCGAAAGGAGCGCGCTCAAGCGAAGAACCTCCTAGTAAAAACGCTGAGAGCAATCCCAGTATAGTGCGGATCAACCAATAGCTAATAATAAACAACACAGCGAACCGCATCAGTGGAAAGTCACGAATCGCGGTGACGATTGTGTAATATACTTGTTCCCATGTTGCCATATCACGCTGCGGGTACGTAATGGAGGAGAGCCAATCTTGTACCTTCGGGGATAACCATATGGTGAGAGGAATCGACCCGATTATACTCACAACAGACAGAATTCCCCCACTAACTAAGGTGAACAATCTTCCCGCCGTACGGGACGCCCCACGCGCCCATCCTTGCAGCACAGATATAAGCAAAATACATATTAGCAATGCGTTAATCCAGTTCATTTCTTGTAATTGTTGAGCCAAGACCATCGTCATGCTTGCCCCCTATCTTGATGACTTATGGTCATAATATTTAAGGCAGACCTTACCCGCTACTTGCGCTTTGCTTCTTCAATAAACGCCTCTATCGTATCATTGACCTTCCATTCACCCACAGATACGCCATGGAACTTAACCTTTACTTTACTATCACCG
The window above is part of the Paenibacillus lutimineralis genome. Proteins encoded here:
- a CDS encoding transglutaminase domain-containing protein — translated: MTMVLAQQLQEMNWINALLICILLISVLQGWARGASRTAGRLFTLVSGGILSVVSIIGSIPLTIWLSPKVQDWLSSITYPQRDMATWEQVYYTIVTAIRDFPLMRFAVLFIISYWLIRTILGLLSAFLLGGSSLERAPFGGRARASFLSRIIGACIGTVIGTVRCMMMIVLLFIVVTLFPNSSFSQYVQASTVYQQGAHTVIEPLTGDLIKEKLPVFTRSVEAELNGILQRKYEVIDANVPQDIELAAAKVTEGAGTDEEKARRLYDWVGSRVSYDYGKVKDYEERGDWHEQTPQMTFDTKKGVCIDYSRLYAVMARSQGLKVKVVTGLGYDGRGGYGPHAWNEVYLTEKDKWIPLDSTWAQSGDWFNSPAFYDTHVPDKTV